In Flammeovirgaceae bacterium 311, one DNA window encodes the following:
- a CDS encoding (2Fe-2S)-binding domain-containing protein (COG2080 Aerobic-type carbon monoxide dehydrogenase, small subunit CoxS/CutS homologs): protein MAKEEKREKILPESRYDKGYKEARRTFLKQSSLLTALALAPPAVVKAAEAGLDEKVADRFEKVPISLEINGELKKLSVEPRTTLLDLLREQLDLTGTKKGCDYGQCGACTVLVNGQRINSCLSLAVMQEGKKITTIEGLANGDELHPMQAAFIEYDGFQCGYCTPGQIMSGVACIREGHANSDEEIREYMSGNICRCGAYPNIVKAIAAVKKEGKKV, encoded by the coding sequence ATGGCAAAGGAAGAAAAAAGAGAAAAAATCTTACCGGAAAGCAGGTATGACAAAGGCTACAAGGAAGCACGCAGAACATTTCTAAAGCAATCATCACTGCTCACAGCGCTGGCACTGGCACCACCGGCTGTAGTAAAGGCCGCAGAAGCAGGTCTGGATGAAAAAGTAGCAGATAGGTTTGAAAAGGTGCCGATAAGCCTGGAGATTAATGGAGAGCTGAAAAAGCTATCGGTAGAGCCAAGAACAACCTTACTGGACCTGCTGCGGGAGCAGCTGGATTTAACCGGTACCAAAAAAGGCTGCGACTACGGGCAGTGTGGTGCCTGTACAGTACTTGTAAATGGTCAGCGCATCAACTCATGCCTTAGCCTGGCCGTAATGCAGGAGGGTAAAAAGATTACCACCATAGAAGGGCTGGCGAATGGTGATGAACTGCACCCCATGCAGGCCGCCTTTATCGAATACGATGGTTTTCAGTGCGGCTACTGCACACCGGGACAAATTATGTCGGGGGTGGCCTGTATCCGCGAAGGGCATGCAAATTCTGATGAGGAGATCAGGGAGTATATGAGCGGAAATATTTGCCGCTGCGGGGCTTATCCTAACATTGTAAAAGCAATTGCTGCAGTTAAAAAAGAGGGCAAGAAGGTATGA